The following coding sequences lie in one Caproicibacterium argilliputei genomic window:
- a CDS encoding winged helix-turn-helix transcriptional regulator — MKKDKSKEKKSKKRLREQPTAPAPLTALPAQKQDALLCRALEAVGGKWKLRVLFALGSGKDLRYSEIRGSVAGITDMMLSQSLRELCAAGLAERKQFQQIPPRVEYHMTEKAAGALEAAALLCTWAKQL; from the coding sequence TTGAAAAAGGATAAAAGCAAAGAAAAGAAAAGCAAAAAACGCCTGCGGGAACAGCCCACCGCCCCCGCGCCGCTCACAGCGCTCCCCGCACAAAAACAGGATGCACTGCTCTGCCGCGCACTGGAGGCGGTTGGCGGCAAGTGGAAGCTGCGGGTTCTCTTCGCCCTGGGAAGCGGAAAGGACTTGCGCTACAGCGAAATCCGCGGCAGTGTCGCGGGCATTACCGACATGATGCTCAGCCAGAGCCTGCGGGAACTCTGTGCCGCCGGTTTGGCCGAGCGCAAGCAGTTTCAGCAGATTCCGCCGCGCGTGGAATATCACATGACAGAAAAAGCCGCCGGCGCACTGGAAGCTGCCGCTTTGCTGTGCACTTGGGCAAAACAGCTGTGA
- a CDS encoding epoxyqueuosine reductase QueH: MMKKNYQLELDKVVTNLTENCHPRLLLHACCAPCSSYVLEYLSRFFDITLFYYNPNITSKEEYSKRVQEVQRLLQEMPLPAPVSFLAGRYDPERFFAMAKGMETLPEGGQRCFACYRLRLTEAAAAAKTGGFDWFTTTLSISPHKNAQKLNEIGLELAQQAGVRWLPSDFKKRGGYQRSIALSRQYSLYRQNYCGCIYSQTEAEQRRKGDCSLEKG; the protein is encoded by the coding sequence ATGATGAAAAAAAATTATCAGCTGGAACTGGATAAAGTAGTAACCAACCTGACGGAAAACTGCCACCCGCGTTTGCTGCTGCACGCCTGCTGCGCACCCTGCAGCAGCTATGTGCTGGAATATCTGTCCCGCTTTTTTGATATTACCCTCTTTTACTACAATCCGAATATTACATCCAAAGAAGAATACAGCAAACGTGTGCAGGAGGTACAGCGCCTGCTGCAGGAAATGCCGCTGCCGGCGCCGGTTTCCTTTTTAGCGGGGCGCTACGACCCAGAGCGCTTCTTTGCCATGGCAAAGGGAATGGAAACCCTGCCGGAGGGCGGGCAGCGCTGCTTTGCCTGCTACCGACTGCGCCTAACCGAAGCAGCTGCCGCCGCAAAAACAGGCGGTTTTGACTGGTTTACCACAACCCTTTCCATCAGTCCGCACAAAAACGCGCAGAAGCTCAATGAAATCGGGCTGGAACTTGCGCAGCAGGCTGGCGTGCGGTGGCTGCCGTCAGACTTTAAAAAACGCGGCGGTTACCAGCGCAGCATCGCACTTTCCCGCCAGTACAGCCTGTACCGGCAAAATTACTGCGGGTGCATCTATTCACAGACAGAGGCCGAACAGCGCCGAAAGGGGGATTGCAGCCTTGAAAAAGGATAA
- the aspS gene encoding aspartate--tRNA ligase: MAEFMTGLKRSCYCGEPRLSDAGKTLTLCGWVQHQRDLGQLIFIDLRDRSGIMQLAFDEDTDREVFQKAFSCRSEFVLAATGTVRERTSKNPDLPTGDIELAVTELRILAKSETPPFAIEENSKVSNETRLKYRYLDLRRPDMQRILTARHRIVKTAHDYFDDNGFLEIETPDLIKSTPEGARDYLVPSRIFGGKFFALPQSPQLYKQLLMVSGFDRYMQVARCFRDEDLRADRQPEFTQIDFEMSFVEQEDVMAIGEGFIKKAYKDLLNMDIPTPLRRMTWQEAMNRFGSDKPDLRFGMELHDVSDCVKNTEFKVFRGALAEGSVRGINLKGKANDLSRKEIDKLGEWVKSYGAKGLAWTRLADKETSSYEKFLAPEEVQAIRTALDAQPGDVLFLVASDENSVVYASLGALRCELARRFDLIDKSKPCLLWITDFPMFEYSKEEGRWMAMHHPFTMPNPEDLDRLESDPGSVRSIAYDMVINGYEAGGGSIRIHDTELQARMLKALGFAQEDAERRFGFLLNALKYGAPPHGGMAWGLERLVMVLLGIDDMRDTVAFPKVSSSADLMSNAPDVVDEKQLRDLSIAVAKE, from the coding sequence ATGGCAGAATTTATGACCGGACTAAAGCGAAGCTGCTACTGCGGCGAGCCGCGTTTGTCCGATGCCGGAAAAACATTGACTCTTTGCGGCTGGGTACAGCATCAGCGTGACCTAGGCCAGCTGATTTTCATAGATCTGCGGGACCGCAGCGGCATTATGCAGCTTGCGTTTGATGAGGATACCGACCGTGAGGTGTTCCAAAAAGCATTTTCCTGCCGCAGCGAGTTCGTTCTGGCGGCAACCGGCACCGTACGCGAGCGTACTAGCAAGAATCCGGATCTGCCGACCGGCGACATTGAATTGGCCGTTACCGAGTTGCGCATCCTGGCAAAGAGCGAAACGCCGCCTTTTGCTATTGAAGAAAACTCAAAAGTTTCCAATGAAACACGCTTAAAGTACCGCTACCTTGACCTGCGCCGTCCGGATATGCAGCGAATCCTCACTGCCCGCCACCGCATTGTGAAAACAGCACATGACTACTTTGACGACAATGGCTTTTTGGAAATTGAAACGCCGGACTTAATCAAATCCACACCGGAGGGCGCACGTGATTACCTGGTGCCAAGTCGGATTTTCGGCGGAAAATTCTTTGCCCTGCCGCAAAGTCCGCAGCTTTACAAACAGCTGCTGATGGTTTCCGGCTTTGACCGCTATATGCAGGTTGCGCGCTGCTTCCGCGACGAGGATTTGCGCGCGGACCGGCAGCCGGAATTTACCCAGATTGACTTTGAAATGAGTTTTGTCGAGCAGGAAGATGTCATGGCCATTGGTGAAGGCTTCATCAAAAAAGCTTACAAAGACCTGCTGAATATGGACATCCCCACACCGCTGCGCCGCATGACCTGGCAGGAAGCCATGAACCGCTTCGGTTCGGACAAGCCCGACCTGCGCTTCGGCATGGAACTGCACGATGTCAGCGACTGCGTTAAAAATACCGAATTTAAGGTATTCCGCGGTGCACTGGCAGAAGGCTCTGTGCGCGGCATTAACCTCAAAGGCAAGGCAAATGACCTTTCCCGCAAGGAAATTGACAAACTGGGTGAATGGGTAAAATCCTACGGTGCAAAAGGCCTTGCGTGGACTCGTCTGGCGGACAAGGAAACCAGCAGCTACGAGAAATTCCTTGCACCGGAGGAAGTACAGGCCATCCGCACCGCGCTGGATGCCCAGCCGGGCGATGTGCTGTTCCTGGTGGCAAGTGATGAAAACAGCGTGGTTTACGCTTCTTTGGGCGCACTGCGTTGCGAGCTGGCGCGCCGCTTTGACCTGATTGACAAATCCAAACCCTGCCTGCTGTGGATTACCGACTTCCCGATGTTTGAGTACAGCAAGGAAGAGGGACGGTGGATGGCAATGCACCACCCCTTTACCATGCCGAATCCGGAAGATTTGGACCGCCTGGAAAGCGACCCCGGTTCAGTACGCTCCATTGCGTACGATATGGTCATCAACGGTTACGAAGCCGGCGGCGGCAGCATTCGTATCCACGACACTGAGCTGCAGGCGCGGATGCTGAAAGCACTCGGCTTTGCGCAGGAAGACGCCGAACGCCGCTTCGGCTTCCTGCTGAACGCCTTGAAGTACGGCGCACCGCCGCACGGCGGCATGGCATGGGGGCTGGAACGTCTGGTCATGGTTCTGCTGGGCATTGACGATATGCGCGACACGGTTGCATTCCCGAAGGTTTCCTCCTCTGCAGACCTGATGTCCAACGCACCGGATGTGGTGGATGAAAAGCAGCTGCGAGATCTCAGCATCGCCGTTGCAAAAGAATAA
- the hisS gene encoding histidine--tRNA ligase: MELITQVPRGTQDILPGQSEKWQAIEQVLREEAALHGFGEVRTPVFEHTELFQRGVGDTTDVVQKEMYTFLDKGNRSISLRPEGTAGATRALLEHGLYAAALPQKFWYETSCYRYEKVQKGRLRELHQFGVEMYGSADPLADAEVISVADSVFHRLGVKNLTLELNSIGCPTCRAAYTKALQEYFGQYKDQLCETCLSRLDRNPMRLLDCKVETCHKIGENAPSILDYLCDDCKAHFEKVKEALNALQIAYQVNDRIVRGLDYYTRTVFEFTTNDLGSQGTVCGGGRYDGLVQELGGPAMPALGFGLGLDRLLLLMEAQGIEFPAPKKCDLYLASLGDAARLKSLTLASALRTCGVAAAFDDLGRGLKAQMKYADKIGARFSMVLGDNEISSGKAQVKNMETGEKVEISLGETFTTEFAALDAAGGEPPLAVC, encoded by the coding sequence ATGGAACTGATTACACAGGTGCCCCGCGGCACACAGGACATTTTGCCCGGGCAAAGCGAAAAGTGGCAGGCAATCGAACAGGTTCTGCGCGAGGAGGCCGCCCTGCACGGGTTCGGCGAAGTACGCACGCCGGTTTTCGAGCATACCGAGTTGTTTCAGCGCGGCGTAGGCGACACCACGGACGTTGTGCAAAAAGAAATGTACACGTTCCTGGACAAAGGCAACCGTTCCATTTCCCTACGTCCGGAGGGCACCGCGGGTGCAACCCGCGCCCTGTTGGAGCACGGACTTTATGCTGCTGCACTGCCGCAGAAATTCTGGTATGAAACCAGCTGTTACCGCTATGAAAAGGTGCAGAAGGGCCGCCTGCGCGAGCTGCACCAATTTGGTGTGGAAATGTACGGCTCCGCAGACCCGCTGGCTGACGCAGAAGTGATTTCCGTTGCGGACTCTGTATTCCACCGGCTCGGTGTGAAAAATCTGACACTGGAACTGAACTCCATCGGCTGCCCCACCTGCCGTGCGGCGTACACCAAGGCTCTGCAGGAATACTTTGGGCAGTATAAAGACCAGCTTTGTGAAACCTGCCTTTCCCGGCTGGATCGCAACCCTATGCGGCTGCTGGACTGCAAGGTAGAAACCTGCCACAAAATTGGCGAAAACGCACCGTCCATTCTGGATTATCTCTGCGATGACTGCAAGGCACACTTTGAAAAAGTAAAGGAAGCGCTGAACGCGCTGCAGATTGCTTATCAGGTCAACGACCGCATTGTGCGCGGACTGGATTACTACACGCGCACAGTTTTTGAGTTTACAACCAACGACCTTGGCAGCCAGGGAACTGTCTGTGGCGGCGGACGCTATGATGGTCTTGTGCAGGAACTGGGCGGTCCGGCGATGCCGGCGCTTGGATTCGGCCTTGGGCTGGACCGTCTGCTTCTGTTGATGGAAGCGCAGGGAATTGAATTCCCCGCACCGAAAAAATGTGACCTGTACCTTGCCAGCCTTGGCGATGCCGCGCGGTTAAAGAGCCTGACGCTGGCGAGCGCGCTGCGCACTTGCGGCGTTGCGGCGGCATTTGACGACCTTGGCCGCGGTCTCAAGGCACAGATGAAATATGCGGACAAGATTGGTGCGCGGTTCAGCATGGTTCTCGGCGATAATGAAATTTCGTCCGGGAAAGCGCAGGTCAAAAACATGGAAACCGGTGAAAAGGTAGAAATTTCGTTGGGCGAAACTTTCACAACAGAGTTTGCCGCCCTGGATGCGGCGGGCGGGGAGCCCCCGCTGGCAGTGTGCTGA
- the mgsA gene encoding methylglyoxal synthase, giving the protein MNIALIAHDAKKELMVQFCIAYCGVLSRHDLCATGTTGKLVSEATGLQIQKFLSGSQGGDQQISARIACNEVDLLLFFRDPLTAKPSEPNDMNMLRLCDMHNIPVATNIATAEVLIHGLERGDLDWRNILNPKG; this is encoded by the coding sequence ATGAACATTGCTCTGATTGCGCACGACGCAAAAAAGGAATTGATGGTGCAGTTCTGCATCGCCTACTGCGGTGTACTCAGCCGGCACGATCTGTGCGCAACCGGCACCACCGGTAAGCTGGTCAGCGAAGCAACCGGCCTGCAGATTCAGAAGTTCCTCAGCGGGAGCCAGGGCGGCGACCAGCAGATTTCGGCACGGATTGCCTGCAATGAAGTGGATTTGCTTCTGTTTTTCCGCGACCCGCTTACTGCAAAGCCCAGCGAGCCGAATGATATGAATATGCTTCGTCTCTGTGATATGCACAACATTCCGGTTGCCACCAACATCGCTACGGCGGAAGTGCTGATTCACGGTCTGGAGCGCGGCGACCTTGACTGGCGCAACATCCTCAACCCCAAGGGCTGA
- a CDS encoding P-loop NTPase — MGAVTVITSGKGGVGKSTTTAHTGLALAARGRRVLLLDCDAGLGCLDMLLGVSQRRVFDLSDVVSGAASPAKAIYASPLMDGLFLMPAPLHEEDLVSTGVMQQLVPALARHYDHVLIDCPAGLGTGFRSACAAADRAVVVSTPDGVSAAAAAKVRGQLLEVGITEQRLAINRFSAAFFRQAHFFSDLDAVIDATGIQLIAVIPEDSALRAAAVTGLPPKDCPAALAFARLALRLEGRNVPLPPLQKL; from the coding sequence ATGGGAGCAGTAACGGTCATCACATCTGGAAAAGGCGGTGTCGGCAAATCCACCACAACCGCCCATACGGGTCTGGCGCTGGCAGCCCGCGGCAGGCGGGTGCTTCTGCTGGACTGCGACGCGGGGCTTGGGTGCCTGGATATGCTGCTGGGGGTTTCTCAGCGCCGTGTCTTTGACCTATCCGATGTCGTTTCCGGCGCTGCCTCACCGGCAAAAGCCATTTACGCAAGTCCGCTGATGGACGGGCTGTTTTTAATGCCGGCACCACTGCATGAAGAGGATCTGGTCAGCACAGGTGTCATGCAGCAGCTGGTACCAGCACTGGCGCGGCATTACGACCATGTTTTGATTGACTGCCCGGCAGGGCTGGGCACCGGTTTCCGCAGCGCGTGCGCGGCAGCAGACCGCGCGGTGGTGGTTTCCACGCCAGACGGTGTCAGCGCGGCAGCTGCGGCTAAAGTGCGCGGGCAGCTGCTGGAAGTCGGCATTACGGAACAACGGCTTGCTATCAACCGATTTTCCGCCGCGTTTTTCCGGCAAGCACATTTTTTCAGCGATTTGGACGCGGTCATTGACGCCACCGGCATTCAGCTGATTGCCGTCATACCGGAAGACAGCGCGTTGCGCGCCGCGGCGGTAACCGGTCTGCCGCCAAAAGACTGCCCCGCGGCGCTGGCGTTTGCGCGGCTTGCCCTGCGGCTGGAGGGGCGCAACGTTCCGCTTCCGCCTTTGCAAAAATTATGA